A region of Streptomyces sp. NBC_01267 DNA encodes the following proteins:
- a CDS encoding DUF2231 domain-containing protein, translating to MGPTVINGLPAHVLLVHFVVVLVPLTALALVVTSVWPAWIRRLGPALPILALVTLISVPLATHAGEWLEKHTDSDALVRKHTELGDGLLPWAIGLFAVAVALWWLGRRATTRSSDAEDSGRSVAVALSVPVRVAAIALSVLIAAGSVVQVYRIGDSGAKAAWHDGYSAKPVSGQDH from the coding sequence TCGTGGTCGTACTGGTACCGCTCACCGCTCTCGCGCTGGTGGTGACCTCGGTATGGCCCGCGTGGATACGCAGGCTGGGCCCGGCTCTGCCCATACTTGCCCTGGTCACGCTGATCAGCGTGCCGCTGGCCACCCATGCCGGGGAGTGGCTGGAGAAGCACACCGACAGCGACGCTCTGGTCCGCAAGCACACCGAACTCGGTGACGGCCTGCTGCCCTGGGCCATCGGACTGTTCGCCGTCGCCGTCGCCTTGTGGTGGCTCGGCCGCCGCGCCACGACCCGGTCCTCCGATGCGGAGGACTCCGGCCGCAGCGTAGCTGTCGCACTGAGCGTCCCGGTGCGCGTGGCCGCCATTGCGCTGTCCGTCCTCATCGCCGCAGGCTCGGTCGTACAGGTCTACCGGATCGGCGACTCGGGGGCCAAGGCGGCCTGGCACGACGGGTACTCGGCCAAGCCTGTCAGCGGCCAGGACCACTGA